One genomic segment of Ricinus communis isolate WT05 ecotype wild-type chromosome 5, ASM1957865v1, whole genome shotgun sequence includes these proteins:
- the LOC8263698 gene encoding signal recognition particle 19 kDa protein isoform X2 translates to MADGSVPNIKKWVVLYPVYINSKKTIAQGRRICTSKACENPTCVEIGDCCSHLKLPFAIEIDKAYPRDFMQIGRVRVLLKRGDGTLYNPAIPTSEMEYQLLVFLCLRKTANAACC, encoded by the exons ATGGCAGATGGAAGTGTCCCCAATATAAAGAAATGGGTTGTGCTGTATCCTGTTTACATCAACTCCAAGAAAACCATTGCTCAAGGCAGGCGAATTTGCACTAGCAAAGCTTGCGAAAATCCTACTTGTGTTGAGATTGGTGATTGCTGCAGCCATCTCAAACTCCCTTTTGCCATTGAG ATTGACAAAGCATATCCCCGTGATTTCATGCAAATAGGGAGGGTGAGAGTTTTGCTGAAAAGGGGAGATGGAACTTTGTATAATCCAGCCATTCCTACCA GTGAGATGGAATATCAGCTGCTGGTTTTCCTTTGCCTGAG